The proteins below come from a single Corylus avellana chromosome ca3, CavTom2PMs-1.0 genomic window:
- the LOC132174954 gene encoding alkylated DNA repair protein ALKBH8 homolog isoform X2, giving the protein MGLQRFGRPKGVESKSSPNLFVANCGPAVGLSHDTIASVFSAFGEVKGVCSADESGARVIVSYGDESSAKAALEALDGQPCPDLGGRSLHIRYSVLQPTLQGKVNDSVPVSLVALDLNIPGLYLLHDFVSPKEEEELLAAVDDKPWKSLAKRRVQHYGYEFCYETRNVNTRQHLGELPSFVSPILERISLFPNLDNHANIVLDQLTVNEYPLGVGLSPHIDTHSAFEGFIFSLSLAGPCIMEFRRYTEGTWLPNTSSTSTKVQTPENGPNFLRRAIYLPPRSMLLLSGEARYAWHHYIPHHKIDLVKDSIVRRGPRRVSFTFR; this is encoded by the exons ATGGGATTGCAAAGATTTGGGCGTCCAAAGGGTGTGGAAAGCAAGTCGAGTCCCAACCTTTTTGTGGCCAACTGTGGGCCAGCAGTGGGGCTTTCTCATGACACCATTGCTTCAGTGTTCAGTGCTTTTGGGGAAGTGAAAGGAGTCTGTTCTGCCGATGAGAGCGGTGCCCGTGTCATTGTTTCTTATGGTGATGAGAGTTCTGCCAAAGCTGCCTTGGAAGCATTAGATGGACAACCTTGTCCTGACCTTGGAGGCCGTTCTTTGCATATTCGGTATTCAGTACTTCAACCTACTTTGCAG GGTAAGGTTAATGACTCGGTTCCAGTGTCTTTGGTGGCTTTGGATTTGAACATTCCAGGCCTTTACTTATTGCATGACTTTGTCAGCCCCAAAGAAGAGGAG GAATTGCTTGCAGCAGTTGATGATAAGCCTTGGAAAAGTCTTGCCAAAAGAAGGGTTCAGCATTATGGCTATGAATTTTGCTACGAA ACAAGGAATGTTAATACGAGACAGCACTTAGGTGAACTTCCGTCATTCGTTTCTCCCATTCTTGAAAGGATCTCATTGTTTCCAAACCTTGATAATCATGCAAACATAGTTTTGGACCAACTGACG GTTAATGAGTACCCACTTGGGGTGGGATTGTCTCCCCATATAGACACCCATTCTGCATTTGAGGGATTTATTTTCAGCCTTTCGTTAGCTGGGCCTTGCATAATGGAGTTCAGGAGATACACAGAAGGTACTTGGCTTCCGAATACCTCAAGTACTAGTACAAAGGTGCAAACTCCTGAAAATGGCCCAAATTTCTTAAGGAGGGCTATCTATCTTCCCCCACGGTCCATGCTCCTATTATCTGGGGAAGCTCGTTATGCTTGGCATCATTACATTCCACACCACAAG
- the LOC132174954 gene encoding alkylated DNA repair protein ALKBH8 homolog isoform X3, with product MGLQRFGRPKGVESKSSPNLFVANCGPAVGLSHDTIASVFSAFGEVKGVCSADESGARVIVSYGDESSAKAALEALDGQPCPDLGGRSLHIRYSVLQPTLQGKVNDSVPVSLVALDLNIPGLYLLHDFVSPKEEEELLAAVDDKPWKSLAKRRVQHYGYEFCYETRNVNTRQHLGELPSFVSPILERISLFPNLDNHANIVLDQLTVNEYPLGVGLSPHIDTHSAFEGFIFSLSLAGPCIMEFRRYTEGTWLPNTSSTSTKVQTPENGPNFLRRAIYLPPRSMLLLSGEARYAWHHYIPHHKVKTDPCQCEYPQYCDS from the exons ATGGGATTGCAAAGATTTGGGCGTCCAAAGGGTGTGGAAAGCAAGTCGAGTCCCAACCTTTTTGTGGCCAACTGTGGGCCAGCAGTGGGGCTTTCTCATGACACCATTGCTTCAGTGTTCAGTGCTTTTGGGGAAGTGAAAGGAGTCTGTTCTGCCGATGAGAGCGGTGCCCGTGTCATTGTTTCTTATGGTGATGAGAGTTCTGCCAAAGCTGCCTTGGAAGCATTAGATGGACAACCTTGTCCTGACCTTGGAGGCCGTTCTTTGCATATTCGGTATTCAGTACTTCAACCTACTTTGCAG GGTAAGGTTAATGACTCGGTTCCAGTGTCTTTGGTGGCTTTGGATTTGAACATTCCAGGCCTTTACTTATTGCATGACTTTGTCAGCCCCAAAGAAGAGGAG GAATTGCTTGCAGCAGTTGATGATAAGCCTTGGAAAAGTCTTGCCAAAAGAAGGGTTCAGCATTATGGCTATGAATTTTGCTACGAA ACAAGGAATGTTAATACGAGACAGCACTTAGGTGAACTTCCGTCATTCGTTTCTCCCATTCTTGAAAGGATCTCATTGTTTCCAAACCTTGATAATCATGCAAACATAGTTTTGGACCAACTGACG GTTAATGAGTACCCACTTGGGGTGGGATTGTCTCCCCATATAGACACCCATTCTGCATTTGAGGGATTTATTTTCAGCCTTTCGTTAGCTGGGCCTTGCATAATGGAGTTCAGGAGATACACAGAAGGTACTTGGCTTCCGAATACCTCAAGTACTAGTACAAAGGTGCAAACTCCTGAAAATGGCCCAAATTTCTTAAGGAGGGCTATCTATCTTCCCCCACGGTCCATGCTCCTATTATCTGGGGAAGCTCGTTATGCTTGGCATCATTACATTCCACACCACAAG